One segment of Macaca fascicularis isolate 582-1 chromosome 4, T2T-MFA8v1.1 DNA contains the following:
- the LOC102130474 gene encoding mitochondrial nicotinamide adenine dinucleotide transporter SLC25A51-like has protein sequence MDSEAYEKRPPVLTSSEQDISPHIANVDEMKHYLCGGCAAFNNVAITFPIQKVFFRQQLYGIKTRDAILQLRRDGFRNLYPGILPLLMQTTTTLALMFGLYEDLSCLLHKHVSAPEFATYCVAAVLAGTAEAIFTPLEIVQTLLRDHKHHDKFTNTYQTFKALKYNGIGKYYPGLVPILFLNELSNVLCEAFEVPLRSICLPK, from the coding sequence ATGGATTCAGAAGCCTATGAAAAGAGGCCACCAGTACTAACGTCTTCAGAACAAGATATATCACCTCATATTGCAAATGTTGATGAAATGAAGCATTACTTGTGTGGCGGCTGCGCAGCCTTCAACAACGTCGCAATCACATTTCCCATTCAGAAGGTCTTCTTTAGACAACAGCTGTATGGCATCAAAACACGGGATGCAATACTTCAGTTGAGAAGGGATGGATTTCGAAACTTGTATCCTGGAATCCTTCCCCTATTAATGCAGACGACGACTACACTTGCACTTATGTTTGGTCTCTATGAGGATTTATCCTGCCTTCTCCACAAGCATGTCAGTGCTCCAGAGTTTGCAACCTATTGCGTGGCGGCAGTGCTTGCAGGAACAGCAGAAGCAATTTTCACTCCCCTGGAAATAGTTCAGACATTGCTTCGAGACCACAAGCATCATGACAAATTCACCAACACTTATCAGACCTTCAAGGCACTGAAATATAATGGAATTGGAAAGTATTATCCAGGCCTGGTGCCCATTCTTTTCCTGAATGAACTCAGTAATGTCTTGTGTGAGGCCTTTGAGGTCCCATTAAGGAGCATCTGCCTACCGAAATGA